A DNA window from Bacilli bacterium PM5-9 contains the following coding sequences:
- a CDS encoding multimeric flavodoxin WrbA (product_source=COG0655; cath_funfam=3.40.50.360; cog=COG0655; pfam=PF03358; superfamily=52218), producing MKVVVLNGSPLKKGLTAQLTDYIFETIDCEIKTYYAYYTDIKSCVACKYCFSHPNECVIKDEFQTMMKDFDEADLVVLASPLHFSSFTGELLSTISRLQYLFGLKYVHKLPIPFKNKKGLTIITGGNDYPTMFNAIKNVDSLIYNHINVKEYDRVLVKATDKYSMEEIKVQYAEDIERVREFINKSL from the coding sequence ATGAAAGTAGTCGTTCTTAATGGTTCGCCATTAAAAAAAGGATTAACTGCACAATTGACAGATTATATTTTTGAAACAATTGATTGCGAAATAAAAACATATTATGCTTACTATACTGATATAAAATCATGTGTAGCTTGTAAATATTGTTTTTCACATCCAAATGAATGTGTTATCAAAGACGAGTTTCAAACAATGATGAAAGATTTTGATGAAGCAGATTTAGTTGTACTTGCTTCACCACTTCATTTTAGTAGTTTTACAGGGGAGTTACTATCAACAATTAGTCGCTTACAATATTTATTTGGTTTAAAGTATGTTCATAAACTTCCAATACCATTTAAAAATAAAAAAGGGTTAACTATTATAACGGGTGGAAATGATTATCCTACAATGTTTAATGCTATTAAAAATGTGGATAGTTTAATTTACAATCATATTAATGTTAAAGAATATGATAGAGTATTAGTTAAAGCTACTGATAAATATAGTATGGAAGAAATTAAAGTACAATATGCTGAGGATATTGAAAGAGTTAGAGAATTTATTAATAAGAGTTTATAA
- a CDS encoding alanine dehydrogenase (product_source=KO:K00259; cath_funfam=3.40.50.720; cog=COG0686; ko=KO:K00259; pfam=PF01262,PF05222; smart=SM01002,SM01003; superfamily=52283; tigrfam=TIGR00518), giving the protein MKVGLPKEIKNNESRVGMTPIGVQALANSGHDVIVETNAGINSGISDEEYTAAGATIVESAQEAWDVDMVVKVKEPQESEYQFFKEGMILYTYLHLAPVPSLIKALMDSKVQAVAYETVQLEDGSLPLLAPMSEIAGRRSITLAAQFLEKPHGGQGILLGGAPGTEKGNVVVVGAGVSGLHAAKMALGLGAKVTILDIDLPKLRYVDDVFPQMQTLYSSEQNLASAIKDADAVISTVLIPGSQTPKLIKEYMVKSMKAGSVIIDVAIDQGGSVETIDRVTTHDEPTFEKYGVIHYSVANMPGAVARTSTYALTNATLPYMVKLANKGIRACLENDALLRGLNVIDGKVTYKSVALPNNLYCYDPKEVIENL; this is encoded by the coding sequence ATGAAAGTCGGATTACCAAAAGAAATAAAAAACAATGAAAGTAGAGTTGGGATGACACCAATTGGAGTTCAAGCATTAGCAAACTCTGGACATGATGTTATCGTTGAAACAAATGCAGGAATTAACTCAGGAATTAGTGATGAGGAGTATACAGCAGCCGGAGCAACAATTGTTGAAAGTGCTCAAGAAGCATGGGATGTTGATATGGTTGTTAAAGTAAAAGAACCACAAGAGTCAGAATATCAATTCTTTAAAGAAGGAATGATTTTATATACTTATTTGCATTTAGCACCAGTACCTTCACTTATCAAAGCATTAATGGATAGTAAAGTACAAGCAGTTGCTTATGAAACTGTTCAACTAGAAGATGGTTCATTACCACTTTTAGCACCAATGTCAGAAATCGCTGGTCGTAGATCAATTACATTAGCAGCTCAGTTTTTAGAAAAACCACATGGTGGTCAAGGTATTTTATTAGGTGGAGCACCGGGTACTGAAAAAGGAAATGTAGTAGTTGTTGGAGCAGGAGTTTCAGGATTACACGCTGCTAAAATGGCGTTAGGATTAGGAGCAAAAGTAACTATCTTAGATATTGATTTACCTAAATTAAGATATGTAGATGATGTTTTCCCACAAATGCAAACACTTTATTCTAGTGAACAAAATTTAGCAAGCGCAATTAAAGATGCTGATGCTGTAATATCAACAGTGCTAATTCCAGGTTCACAAACACCAAAATTAATCAAAGAATACATGGTTAAATCAATGAAAGCTGGTTCAGTTATAATTGATGTTGCAATCGACCAAGGTGGTTCTGTTGAAACAATTGATCGAGTTACAACTCATGATGAACCAACGTTTGAAAAATATGGTGTAATTCATTACTCAGTAGCAAACATGCCTGGAGCAGTTGCTCGTACTTCAACTTATGCATTAACAAATGCCACTTTACCTTACATGGTAAAACTTGCTAACAAAGGAATAAGAGCATGTTTAGAAAATGATGCATTATTAAGAGGATTAAATGTAATTGATGGAAAAGTAACATATAAATCTGTAGCTTTACCAAATAATTTATATTGCTATGATCCAAAAGAAGTAATTGAAAACTTATAA
- a CDS encoding small subunit ribosomal protein S4 (product_source=KO:K02986; cath_funfam=1.10.1050.10,3.10.290.10; cog=COG0522; ko=KO:K02986; pfam=PF00163,PF01479; smart=SM00363; superfamily=55174; tigrfam=TIGR01017) has protein sequence MARYTGPSWKLSRRLGFSVLENGKELQKRPYAPGQHGKGRRVKLSEYGLQLQEKQKVRHMYGIGEKQFKKTFTKAKRVAPIHGHGFLFLLESRLDNIVYRMGLSNTRRGARQLVNHGHITVDGKKVDIPSYIVKPGQTIGVKEKSRNHKAIKEALEARVHIPEYVTFDENKMEGTYVRLPERNELNPEINESLIVEFYNK, from the coding sequence ATGGCAAGATATACTGGGCCATCTTGGAAATTATCTAGACGTTTAGGTTTCTCAGTTCTAGAAAATGGAAAAGAATTACAAAAAAGACCATATGCTCCAGGGCAACATGGTAAAGGTAGAAGAGTTAAATTATCTGAATATGGATTACAATTACAAGAAAAACAAAAAGTAAGACATATGTATGGAATTGGTGAAAAACAATTCAAGAAAACATTCACTAAAGCTAAGAGAGTTGCTCCTATTCATGGACACGGATTCTTATTCTTACTTGAATCACGTTTAGATAACATTGTTTATCGTATGGGATTATCAAATACAAGACGTGGTGCTCGTCAATTAGTTAATCATGGACATATTACTGTAGATGGTAAAAAAGTTGATATTCCATCATACATTGTAAAACCAGGACAAACAATTGGTGTTAAAGAAAAATCAAGAAATCATAAAGCAATCAAAGAAGCTTTAGAAGCTAGAGTTCATATTCCAGAATATGTAACATTTGATGAAAACAAAATGGAAGGTACTTATGTAAGACTTCCTGAAAGAAATGAATTAAATCCAGAAATTAACGAATCTCTAATCGTAGAGTTCTATAATAAGTAA